A single region of the Variovorax paradoxus genome encodes:
- a CDS encoding SRPBCC family protein — translation MTTSSLGTLIEPGTVRMERTLPAPVERVWAYFIDPDKRASWLAGGTMAEKSGGVFELRFDHTSLSGEVAPDRFADCRSPISQKSRLVEIEPLKRLTISWGSESATASEVSFEFTPRGDSTHLVLTHRRLPDRKETLGVSSGWHAHLDVLDDVLHERTPRGFWSNHAELEKAYEARFPA, via the coding sequence ATGACGACGAGCAGCCTCGGAACCCTGATCGAACCCGGCACCGTGCGCATGGAGCGCACCCTGCCCGCGCCGGTGGAGCGCGTGTGGGCCTATTTCATCGACCCGGACAAGCGCGCAAGTTGGCTGGCCGGCGGCACCATGGCCGAGAAAAGCGGCGGCGTGTTCGAACTGCGCTTCGACCACACCAGCCTTTCCGGCGAAGTGGCGCCCGATCGCTTCGCCGACTGCCGCAGCCCCATATCCCAGAAATCGCGGTTGGTCGAGATCGAACCACTGAAACGCCTGACCATCAGCTGGGGCAGCGAAAGCGCCACCGCATCCGAAGTGAGCTTCGAGTTCACGCCCCGGGGCGATTCGACGCACCTGGTGCTCACCCATCGCCGCCTGCCCGACCGCAAGGAAACACTCGGCGTTTCGAGCGGCTGGCACGCGCACCTGGACGTGCTCGACGACGTGCTGCACGAGCGCACCCCCCGGGGGTTCTGGAGCAACCACGCGGAACTCGAAAAAGCCTATGAGGCCCGGTTTCCGGCCTGA
- a CDS encoding CDP-alcohol phosphatidyltransferase family protein has translation MTTPSSAPARKHFSMIRGFHLADAFTLGNAACGVGAVFLAMAFMASQSLAQFFWAAALAPAAFVFDVFDGRIARWRQTHSALGRELDSLADVISFGVAPAALAFAAGLDGGWDCVLLIYFVGCGVSRLARYNVTAEALSAGADKVKYFEGTPIPTSVVLVGVLAWAAWQGRIGDAVWGGAWVLGPWQLHPLTLLFALSGTLMISKTLRIPKF, from the coding sequence ATGACCACCCCCTCCTCCGCACCGGCCCGCAAGCATTTTTCGATGATTCGCGGCTTTCACCTGGCCGATGCGTTCACGCTCGGCAATGCCGCGTGCGGCGTGGGCGCGGTGTTCCTTGCCATGGCCTTCATGGCAAGCCAGTCGCTCGCGCAGTTCTTCTGGGCCGCCGCGCTCGCGCCGGCGGCCTTCGTGTTCGACGTGTTCGACGGCCGCATTGCGCGTTGGCGGCAAACCCACTCCGCCCTGGGGCGCGAGCTCGATTCGCTGGCCGATGTGATCTCGTTCGGCGTGGCGCCCGCCGCGCTCGCCTTCGCGGCGGGCCTGGACGGCGGCTGGGACTGCGTGCTGCTGATCTACTTCGTCGGCTGCGGCGTGAGCCGGCTCGCACGCTACAACGTCACGGCCGAGGCGCTTTCCGCGGGCGCCGACAAGGTCAAGTACTTCGAAGGCACGCCCATTCCCACCAGCGTGGTGCTGGTCGGCGTTCTGGCCTGGGCCGCCTGGCAGGGCCGCATCGGCGACGCGGTGTGGGGCGGCGCCTGGGTGCTCGGGCCGTGGCAGCTGCATCCGCTCACGCTGCTCTTCGCGCTCTCCGGCACGCTGATGATCAGCAAGACGCTGCGCATTCCCAAGTTCTGA
- a CDS encoding glutathione S-transferase family protein, translating into MLKLYFDPQSRSQVAKWMLDEAGVEYEIVTTLIREKAHKKPEYLKINPAGKLPALVDGRTRVFENAAICMYVADKFPQARLAPPVDSPDRGRYLSLMVYSTAQLEPAMGDSLLGVRSNNSARGWTNFEQAKDAVERELGDGPYLFGARFTAADVMIGSMFIWHRAFGGRSNRPKIDAYINRLQARPKGMKFG; encoded by the coding sequence ATGCTGAAGCTGTATTTCGATCCGCAAAGCCGTTCGCAGGTAGCGAAGTGGATGCTCGACGAAGCCGGCGTGGAATACGAGATCGTGACCACCCTCATCCGCGAAAAGGCGCACAAGAAGCCCGAGTACCTGAAGATCAACCCCGCGGGCAAGCTGCCGGCGCTGGTGGACGGCCGCACGCGCGTGTTCGAGAACGCGGCCATCTGCATGTACGTGGCCGACAAGTTTCCGCAGGCCCGCCTGGCACCGCCCGTGGATTCGCCCGACCGCGGCCGCTACCTGTCGCTCATGGTCTATTCAACGGCACAGCTGGAGCCCGCGATGGGCGACAGCCTGCTGGGGGTGCGCAGCAACAACAGCGCACGCGGCTGGACCAACTTCGAGCAGGCCAAGGACGCGGTGGAGCGCGAGCTGGGTGACGGCCCCTATCTCTTCGGTGCGCGGTTCACCGCGGCCGACGTGATGATCGGCTCGATGTTCATCTGGCACCGTGCGTTCGGCGGGCGCTCCAACCGGCCGAAGATCGATGCCTACATCAACCGGCTCCAGGCCCGGCCCAAGGGCATGAAGTTCGGTTGA
- a CDS encoding histidine phosphatase family protein: protein MSQPPFPHGATAGLDQLVSIAAAQPLAPACDHFYFLRHGQTGRNAQRIFQAVDEPLSELGLQQAARAAQLLAGEPIRTIVCSDARRAHDTAHTVAAVLRIEPTPQAALRERNFGALIGTSSVNIDWACEPDGGETLAQFLARKRQALDEALAQPSPVLVVAHGGTLYALAALIGVPIDLGLLGNAQPLRFSRSGPTWAVTPLLRHADGDSALA, encoded by the coding sequence ATGTCACAGCCACCCTTTCCCCACGGCGCAACCGCCGGTCTCGACCAGCTGGTGAGCATTGCCGCCGCGCAGCCGCTGGCGCCGGCCTGCGATCACTTCTACTTTCTGCGCCACGGCCAGACTGGCCGCAATGCGCAGCGCATTTTCCAGGCCGTGGACGAGCCGCTGAGCGAGCTCGGGCTCCAGCAGGCGGCCCGCGCCGCCCAGCTGCTGGCCGGCGAGCCGATCCGCACCATCGTCTGCAGCGACGCACGGCGCGCCCATGACACCGCGCACACCGTTGCAGCCGTGCTCCGCATCGAGCCCACGCCGCAGGCCGCACTGCGCGAGCGCAACTTCGGCGCACTCATCGGCACCTCGTCGGTCAACATCGACTGGGCTTGCGAGCCCGACGGCGGCGAAACCCTCGCGCAGTTCCTGGCGCGCAAGAGGCAGGCGCTCGACGAAGCGCTGGCGCAGCCCTCGCCGGTCCTGGTGGTGGCCCACGGCGGCACGCTCTACGCGCTGGCCGCGCTGATCGGCGTGCCCATCGACCTGGGCCTGCTCGGCAATGCACAGCCATTGCGTTTTTCGCGCAGCGGCCCTACATGGGCTGTAACGCCGCTGCTGCGGCATGCCGACGGCGACTCGGCCCTGGCGTAG
- a CDS encoding DnaJ C-terminal domain-containing protein, with translation MEFKDYYSALGIERTASEDEVRKAYRKLARKYHPDVSKEADAEKRMRDINEAYDVLRDKEKRTAYDALADRVARGGHPEGDFQPPPGWDTGFEFHRGPRQGPADHADFSDFFSSLFGEAERRGAARRNYRARGEDHHAAIEISLEDALNGAEREITLRAQETDAQGRPALKTRTLSVKIPPGMHPGQFIRLAGQGMPGHGGEPAGDLYLEVRIAPHRLYRVEERDLYMTLPVTPSEAALGAQVKVPVPTGGAVEVTVPRNARSGLKLRLKGRGLGGKQPGDLYLLLDIALPPANSEAARKAYEQLAQASASFNPRHHLGV, from the coding sequence ATGGAATTCAAGGACTACTACAGCGCGCTCGGCATCGAACGCACCGCGTCCGAGGACGAGGTGCGAAAGGCCTATCGCAAGCTTGCACGCAAGTACCACCCGGACGTCAGCAAGGAGGCCGACGCCGAGAAGCGCATGCGCGACATCAACGAAGCCTACGACGTGCTGCGCGACAAGGAAAAGCGCACCGCCTACGACGCACTGGCCGACCGCGTGGCGCGCGGCGGACACCCCGAAGGCGACTTTCAGCCGCCGCCGGGCTGGGACACGGGCTTCGAATTTCACCGCGGCCCGCGCCAGGGCCCGGCCGACCATGCGGATTTCAGCGACTTCTTCTCCTCGCTCTTCGGCGAAGCCGAGCGGCGCGGCGCGGCAAGGCGCAACTACCGCGCGCGCGGCGAAGACCATCACGCGGCCATCGAGATATCCCTTGAAGACGCGCTCAACGGCGCCGAGCGCGAGATCACGCTGCGCGCGCAGGAAACCGACGCGCAGGGCCGCCCCGCGCTCAAGACGCGCACGCTCAGTGTCAAGATTCCGCCCGGCATGCATCCGGGGCAGTTCATCCGGCTTGCCGGACAGGGCATGCCCGGCCACGGCGGCGAGCCGGCCGGAGACCTGTACCTGGAAGTGCGCATTGCGCCGCACAGGCTCTACCGCGTCGAAGAGCGCGACCTCTACATGACGCTGCCCGTCACCCCGAGCGAAGCCGCGCTCGGCGCGCAGGTGAAGGTGCCAGTGCCCACCGGCGGTGCGGTCGAGGTGACCGTGCCGCGGAACGCGCGCAGCGGACTCAAGCTCAGGCTCAAGGGCCGAGGCCTGGGCGGCAAGCAGCCCGGCGACCTGTACCTGCTGCTCGACATTGCCCTGCCCCCGGCCAACAGCGAGGCCGCACGCAAGGCCTACGAGCAACTGGCGCAGGCATCGGCTTCGTTCAACCCACGCCACCATCTGGGAGTGTGA
- a CDS encoding chaperone modulator CbpM, with the protein MATVSVTTAISASQPLAASELAHACGADTEWVVQLVEVGIVQISTAEAPPERWQFSSSDLQCALEARRLERDFGVGLDAAALILDLQHEVRRLKAVIRTHGLR; encoded by the coding sequence ATGGCGACCGTTTCCGTCACAACAGCCATCAGCGCGTCGCAGCCGCTCGCCGCGAGCGAGCTGGCCCATGCCTGCGGCGCCGACACCGAATGGGTGGTGCAGCTCGTCGAAGTGGGCATCGTGCAAATTTCTACCGCCGAGGCGCCGCCCGAGCGCTGGCAGTTTTCGAGCAGCGACCTGCAATGCGCGCTCGAGGCGCGCCGGCTGGAGCGCGACTTTGGCGTGGGCCTGGACGCCGCGGCGCTGATTCTCGACCTGCAGCACGAGGTGCGGCGGCTCAAGGCCGTGATTCGCACGCACGGCTTGCGCTAG
- a CDS encoding DUF2894 domain-containing protein encodes MSEHVDPIEMIGTWRAQGQHRADPVRFHFMEAMARRAAAHQGEARRILDEKLISLTAAYGKNLEKAQGVDSAPALAAAKRLPAGAPARGALAELVDHIARHAPAIGGSTAAAAEDTLHGLAPAPAELKTLKIFKSTWSRLSAERRLTQSLAKVPDNAGPLNSHHLVHRSLLLMRDSSPEYLNRFMTYVDTLLWVDQLNGAGAAAPVSAPRAETSKKTGRGKSA; translated from the coding sequence GTGAGCGAGCACGTCGATCCCATCGAGATGATCGGCACCTGGCGCGCGCAGGGGCAGCACCGCGCGGACCCGGTGCGCTTTCATTTCATGGAAGCGATGGCCCGGCGCGCGGCCGCCCACCAGGGCGAGGCGAGGCGCATCCTCGATGAGAAGCTCATCAGCCTGACTGCGGCCTACGGCAAGAATCTTGAAAAGGCCCAGGGTGTCGACAGTGCCCCGGCGCTCGCTGCCGCGAAACGACTGCCTGCAGGCGCACCCGCCCGCGGCGCACTCGCGGAGCTGGTCGACCACATCGCGCGGCATGCCCCGGCCATCGGCGGCAGCACCGCGGCGGCCGCAGAAGACACGCTGCACGGCCTCGCGCCGGCGCCCGCCGAACTGAAGACCCTCAAGATCTTCAAGAGCACCTGGTCGCGGCTCAGCGCCGAGCGGCGGCTGACCCAGTCGCTCGCCAAGGTGCCCGATAACGCCGGCCCGCTCAACTCGCACCACCTGGTGCACCGGTCGCTGCTGTTGATGCGCGATTCGTCGCCGGAATATCTCAACCGCTTCATGACCTACGTCGACACGCTGTTGTGGGTCGACCAATTGAACGGTGCCGGCGCTGCGGCGCCCGTGAGTGCGCCGCGCGCCGAGACCTCGAAGAAGACCGGGCGCGGCAAATCCGCCTGA
- a CDS encoding OmpA family protein, producing the protein MTSEEADGGLEPTVPVWAVFGDLMAGLVGAFVLILVGALGMQLDLAAKLEAEVQQRQAETQRREALEQALAGPLAAGRVTLNNGRIGISGSVLFAFNSADLQPEGRQLLKSLAAPVAAYLRARDEVLMVSGFTDDRQMRQSKDGNRPFADNWELSAQRALTVTRALIEEGIPSSSVFAAAFGSEQAVASNADAEGRSKNRRVEMAPTPRQSNATTKRP; encoded by the coding sequence ATGACGAGCGAAGAAGCCGACGGCGGCCTGGAGCCGACCGTTCCGGTATGGGCGGTGTTCGGCGACCTGATGGCAGGGCTGGTCGGGGCCTTTGTGCTCATTCTCGTGGGCGCGCTCGGCATGCAGCTGGATCTTGCCGCCAAGCTCGAAGCCGAAGTGCAGCAGCGGCAGGCGGAAACGCAGCGCCGCGAAGCGCTCGAACAAGCCTTGGCCGGGCCGCTCGCGGCGGGCCGCGTCACGCTGAACAACGGACGCATCGGCATCAGCGGCAGCGTGCTGTTCGCCTTCAACTCCGCCGATCTGCAGCCCGAAGGCCGCCAGCTGCTCAAGAGCCTGGCCGCGCCGGTGGCGGCCTACCTCCGCGCCCGCGACGAGGTGCTGATGGTGAGCGGCTTCACCGACGACCGCCAGATGCGGCAGTCGAAGGACGGCAACCGCCCCTTCGCCGACAACTGGGAGCTCTCGGCCCAGCGCGCACTCACGGTCACGAGGGCGCTCATCGAAGAGGGCATTCCTTCGTCGTCGGTGTTTGCCGCGGCATTCGGCTCCGAGCAGGCGGTCGCGTCCAATGCCGATGCCGAAGGCCGCTCGAAAAACCGGCGTGTGGAAATGGCGCCCACGCCGAGGCAATCCAACGCCACCACGAAGCGGCCGTGA
- a CDS encoding DUF802 domain-containing protein: MTRFLQYAVFAAGLAAVCWVGAGYVGSSHPLALSITVLVGAFYLMGALELHRFRQATSTLASAAARLTEAPANLGSWLEQLHPSLRNAVRLRIEGERVGLPGPSLTPYLAGLLVLLGMLGTFLGMVVTLNGTGMALESATDLPAIRASLSAPVKGLGLAFGTSVAGVAASAMLGLASALCRRERLQAGQLLDTKIATSLRVYSLAHQREASFQLLERQAQAMPVLVDQLQAMLAAMERQSQALNERLITSQEHFHSKAEAVYAGLASSVDQSLKQSLTESARIAGATIQPVVEATMAGIARETASLHGTVAHTVQQQLEGLSSRFEATTATVADTWKAALAEHQRSNEALASDLRVSQERFAETFEQRSASLVESVSARLDSTVGSVSDTWGSALAEHQRASEKLSGDTQQSLAAAAATFEQHSASLLRTVGQAHASLQTDMASRDEQRLSAWTEALSSMAASLQQEWQQAGANTASQQQQLFETLAQTARDMSAQAQAHAKSTVEEIAQLLQAASDAPRVAAEVVAELRQKLSDSMARDNAMLEERSRIMETLGTLLDAVNHASTEQRSAVDALVGASADVLERVGSRFTEKVEAETGKLESVAAQITGSAVEVASLGEAFGFAVQLFSESNDKLVAHLQRVEGALGKSLARSDEQLAYYVAQAREVIDLSIMSQKQIVEDLQQIASRQAAVGSEA; encoded by the coding sequence ATGACTAGATTTCTTCAATACGCTGTTTTTGCCGCCGGCCTGGCCGCGGTGTGCTGGGTTGGCGCGGGGTACGTCGGCTCCAGCCATCCGCTGGCGCTTTCGATCACGGTGCTGGTGGGCGCGTTCTACCTGATGGGGGCGCTGGAACTGCATCGCTTCAGGCAGGCCACGTCCACTCTGGCCAGTGCCGCGGCGCGGTTGACCGAAGCCCCGGCCAACCTGGGTTCGTGGCTGGAGCAGCTGCATCCGTCGCTGCGCAACGCGGTGCGCCTGCGCATCGAGGGCGAGCGCGTCGGCTTGCCCGGCCCCTCGCTCACGCCGTACCTTGCCGGACTGCTGGTGCTGCTGGGCATGCTGGGTACTTTTCTGGGCATGGTGGTTACGCTGAACGGCACCGGCATGGCGCTGGAAAGCGCCACCGACCTGCCGGCCATCCGCGCCTCGCTCTCCGCGCCGGTGAAGGGCCTGGGGCTGGCGTTCGGCACCTCGGTGGCCGGCGTGGCTGCGTCGGCGATGCTGGGCCTGGCCTCTGCGCTGTGCCGGCGCGAGCGGCTGCAAGCCGGGCAACTGCTCGACACAAAGATCGCGACCAGCTTGCGCGTGTACTCGCTGGCGCATCAGCGCGAGGCGTCATTCCAGCTGCTGGAGCGGCAGGCCCAAGCCATGCCTGTGCTGGTCGACCAGCTGCAAGCCATGCTGGCCGCCATGGAGCGGCAGAGCCAGGCATTGAACGAGCGCCTGATCACCAGCCAGGAGCACTTCCACAGCAAGGCCGAGGCGGTGTATGCCGGCTTGGCCTCGTCGGTGGATCAATCGCTGAAGCAAAGCCTGACCGAAAGCGCCCGCATCGCCGGCGCAACGATCCAGCCGGTCGTCGAAGCCACCATGGCTGGCATCGCGCGCGAGACGGCCTCGTTGCACGGCACGGTTGCGCACACGGTGCAGCAGCAACTCGAAGGGCTTTCGAGCCGCTTCGAGGCGACCACAGCCACCGTGGCCGATACGTGGAAGGCCGCGCTGGCCGAACACCAGCGCAGCAATGAGGCCTTGGCCAGCGACTTGCGCGTTTCGCAGGAGCGCTTTGCCGAAACCTTCGAGCAGCGCTCGGCCTCGCTGGTGGAGAGCGTGTCTGCGCGGCTCGACAGCACTGTGGGCAGCGTATCCGACACATGGGGCAGTGCCCTCGCAGAGCACCAGCGCGCCAGCGAGAAGCTGTCGGGCGACACGCAACAGTCCCTCGCGGCGGCCGCGGCCACGTTCGAGCAGCACTCCGCATCGCTGCTGCGCACGGTCGGCCAGGCGCATGCCAGCCTGCAAACCGACATGGCATCGCGCGACGAGCAGCGGCTGTCGGCCTGGACCGAGGCGCTGTCGTCCATGGCTGCATCGCTGCAGCAGGAATGGCAGCAGGCCGGCGCGAACACGGCCAGCCAGCAGCAACAGCTCTTCGAAACCCTGGCGCAAACTGCGCGCGACATGTCGGCGCAGGCGCAAGCGCATGCGAAGAGCACGGTCGAGGAAATCGCCCAGCTGCTGCAAGCCGCTTCGGACGCACCGCGCGTTGCGGCCGAAGTGGTGGCCGAGCTGCGGCAGAAGCTCTCGGACAGCATGGCGCGCGACAACGCAATGCTGGAAGAGCGCAGCCGCATCATGGAAACGCTCGGCACCTTGCTCGACGCGGTGAACCATGCCTCCACCGAGCAGCGCTCGGCGGTCGATGCACTGGTCGGCGCGTCGGCCGATGTGCTCGAACGCGTGGGCAGCCGCTTCACCGAAAAGGTCGAGGCCGAAACCGGAAAGCTCGAGAGCGTTGCCGCGCAGATCACCGGCAGTGCGGTCGAAGTGGCAAGCCTTGGCGAAGCCTTCGGTTTTGCCGTGCAGCTGTTCAGCGAATCGAACGACAAGCTGGTGGCGCACCTGCAGCGCGTTGAAGGCGCGCTGGGCAAGTCCCTTGCGCGCAGCGACGAGCAGCTGGCCTACTACGTTGCGCAGGCGCGGGAGGTCATCGACCTCAGCATCATGTCGCAGAAGCAGATCGTCGAAGACCTGCAGCAGATTGCCAGCCGGCAAGCCGCCGTGGGCAGCGAAGCATGA
- a CDS encoding DUF3348 domain-containing protein, whose translation MAHVSQRTVFNGSALVRLLSRLADTDLREPRQATADRLSQWFGWTDAISLSAALDGVPAAAASRLRPGANAEERECAGAHTALAKAIADDVAVAAATEFAPFRRRYLALQQAMEAGIGPLRGRLRAALAARSPAMARLAAVDVVMEQVLAAREHSLLAGVPALLEKHFTRLSEDGLLTTAEPASEAQAGEWLHVFRKDMKNVLLAELDFRFQPVEGLLEAFREATRVP comes from the coding sequence ATGGCGCACGTTTCACAGCGCACAGTTTTCAATGGTTCGGCGCTCGTTCGCTTGCTTTCGCGACTGGCCGACACGGACCTGCGCGAACCCCGGCAAGCAACCGCGGACCGATTGAGCCAATGGTTCGGCTGGACCGATGCCATTTCACTGTCCGCGGCGCTGGACGGCGTTCCGGCGGCTGCTGCTTCCCGGTTGCGGCCGGGCGCGAACGCCGAGGAGCGGGAGTGCGCTGGTGCGCATACCGCGCTGGCCAAGGCCATTGCCGACGACGTCGCCGTGGCGGCAGCGACCGAGTTCGCGCCGTTTCGCCGCCGCTACCTTGCCCTGCAGCAAGCCATGGAAGCGGGCATCGGCCCATTGCGCGGGCGCCTTCGGGCCGCACTGGCGGCCAGGTCGCCGGCCATGGCCAGGCTGGCCGCCGTGGACGTGGTCATGGAGCAGGTGCTGGCTGCGCGCGAGCACAGCCTCCTGGCCGGCGTGCCCGCCCTGCTCGAAAAACACTTCACCCGCTTGAGCGAGGACGGCCTGCTGACGACAGCCGAACCCGCCAGCGAGGCCCAAGCCGGCGAGTGGCTGCATGTGTTCCGCAAGGACATGAAGAACGTGCTGCTCGCCGAACTGGACTTCCGATTTCAACCCGTCGAAGGGCTCCTTGAAGCCTTTCGCGAGGCAACCAGAGTGCCATGA
- a CDS encoding alpha/beta hydrolase, which yields MKTSNILAAAALSLLAAAGAHAETYEGVQPLTSGYSRADVAPQAAAAAREGNVYSDAASATVAPVLAASTDRAAVRSEAVAAAHAPGQNLRREAFAGSVVPSQARSFTRQAGL from the coding sequence ATGAAGACCTCGAACATCCTCGCCGCCGCCGCTCTCTCCCTGCTCGCCGCCGCTGGCGCCCACGCAGAAACGTACGAAGGCGTGCAGCCCCTGACCTCCGGTTACAGCCGCGCCGACGTGGCACCCCAGGCCGCCGCCGCAGCCCGCGAAGGCAACGTGTACAGCGACGCCGCTTCGGCAACCGTGGCTCCCGTGCTGGCTGCTTCGACCGACCGCGCCGCAGTTCGCAGCGAAGCCGTTGCCGCCGCTCACGCACCGGGCCAGAACCTGCGCCGCGAAGCCTTCGCAGGCAGCGTGGTTCCCTCGCAAGCTCGCAGCTTCACGCGTCAAGCCGGCCTGTAA
- a CDS encoding isocitrate lyase/PEP mutase family protein, with protein sequence MRTNTESTKKVLRRLAEARRGVLVPGAFNALSARVIEDLGFEAIYVTGAGVTNMHFGLPDQAFMGLHEIAEHTARIRDAVNLPLLVDADTGFGNALNVRHAVRVLERAGADCIQLEDQVSPKRCGHFAGKAVVDTAEMLGKIRAATDARTDADMLIMARTDAAAVHGFEAAVERAQLFSEAGADILFVEAVTQADEVRALPRRLGKPQLMNMVIGGKTPTFGAQELGALGYGLVLYANAALQGAVAGMQRALTVLRDTRRLDEDPSLVASFAERQRLVGKPELDQLEKKYAG encoded by the coding sequence ATGCGAACCAACACCGAATCGACGAAGAAGGTGCTGCGCCGCCTGGCCGAGGCGCGCCGCGGCGTACTGGTGCCGGGGGCATTCAACGCGCTCTCCGCGCGCGTGATCGAAGACCTCGGCTTCGAGGCGATCTACGTCACGGGCGCCGGCGTTACCAACATGCACTTCGGCTTGCCCGACCAGGCCTTCATGGGCCTGCATGAGATAGCGGAGCACACGGCGCGCATTCGCGATGCAGTGAACCTGCCGCTGCTGGTCGATGCCGACACCGGCTTCGGCAACGCGCTGAACGTGCGGCATGCGGTGCGCGTGCTCGAACGGGCAGGGGCCGACTGCATCCAGCTCGAAGACCAAGTCAGCCCCAAGCGCTGCGGCCACTTTGCGGGCAAGGCGGTGGTCGACACGGCGGAGATGCTCGGCAAGATCAGGGCCGCGACCGATGCACGCACGGATGCCGACATGCTCATCATGGCCCGCACCGATGCGGCGGCGGTGCACGGCTTCGAGGCGGCCGTCGAGCGCGCGCAGCTGTTCAGCGAGGCCGGTGCCGACATCCTTTTTGTGGAAGCCGTGACGCAGGCCGACGAAGTGCGCGCCTTGCCGCGGCGGCTGGGCAAGCCGCAACTCATGAACATGGTGATCGGCGGCAAGACGCCGACATTCGGTGCCCAAGAGCTGGGCGCGCTCGGCTATGGCCTGGTGCTGTACGCCAATGCTGCATTGCAGGGCGCGGTAGCTGGCATGCAACGTGCATTGACGGTTTTGCGTGATACTCGCCGCCTCGACGAAGACCCGTCGCTGGTGGCTTCGTTTGCCGAACGGCAGCGCCTGGTCGGAAAACCCGAGCTCGACCAGCTAGAGAAAAAATACGCAGGCTGA
- a CDS encoding bifunctional 2-methylcitrate dehydratase/aconitate hydratase, whose amino-acid sequence MSAHISNVRPEPDQVLVDIVDYVLDHQQITSALAYETARHCLIDTLGCGLEALEYPACTKLLGPVVPGTVVPHGAKVPGTPYQLDPIQAAFNIGTMIRWLDFNDTWLAAEWGHPSDNLGGILATADWLSRNAVAAGRKPLVMRDVLTAMIQAHEIQGCLALENSFNKVGLDHVVLVKVASTAVVARLMGLSRDEIVNAVSLAWVDGQSLRTYRHAPNTGSRKSWAAGDATSRAVRLALIAKTGEMGYPSVLTAKTWGFYDVLFKGQPFKFQRPYASYVMENVLFKISFPAEFHSQTAVEAAMALHAQLKQAGKKVEDIERVTIRTHEACIRIIDKKGPLANPADRDHCIQYMVAVPLIFGRLTAADYEESVASDPRIDALRDKIVCVEDPRFTADYHDPEKRSIANALTVTFKDGAGFSEVVVEYPIGHRRRRADGIPLLEAKFRTNLARRFAHKQQQAILNVSLDAKELEAMAVHEYVDLYAA is encoded by the coding sequence ATGTCCGCTCACATCAGCAACGTCCGCCCCGAACCCGACCAGGTGCTGGTCGACATCGTCGACTACGTGCTCGACCACCAGCAGATCACCAGCGCGCTGGCATACGAAACAGCGCGCCATTGCCTGATCGACACGCTCGGCTGCGGGCTCGAGGCGCTCGAGTATCCGGCCTGCACCAAGCTGCTCGGTCCGGTCGTGCCCGGCACGGTGGTGCCGCATGGCGCGAAGGTGCCCGGCACGCCCTACCAGCTCGATCCGATCCAGGCGGCCTTCAACATCGGCACGATGATCCGCTGGCTCGACTTCAACGACACCTGGCTTGCGGCGGAATGGGGCCATCCGAGCGACAACCTCGGCGGCATTCTTGCCACGGCCGACTGGCTTAGCCGCAATGCGGTGGCGGCGGGGCGCAAGCCGCTCGTGATGCGCGACGTGCTCACCGCCATGATCCAGGCGCATGAGATCCAGGGCTGCCTTGCGCTGGAGAACTCGTTCAACAAGGTGGGCCTCGATCACGTGGTGCTGGTGAAGGTGGCTTCGACGGCCGTGGTGGCGCGCCTGATGGGCCTCTCGCGAGACGAGATCGTCAATGCCGTTTCGCTGGCCTGGGTCGACGGGCAGAGCCTGCGCACCTACCGCCATGCGCCCAACACCGGCAGCCGCAAGAGCTGGGCCGCGGGCGATGCCACCAGCCGCGCGGTGCGCCTCGCGCTCATCGCCAAGACCGGAGAGATGGGCTACCCCAGCGTGCTCACGGCCAAGACCTGGGGCTTCTACGACGTGCTGTTCAAGGGTCAGCCTTTCAAATTCCAGCGGCCGTATGCAAGCTACGTGATGGAGAACGTGCTGTTCAAGATCAGCTTCCCGGCCGAGTTTCACAGCCAGACGGCGGTGGAGGCGGCCATGGCGCTGCATGCGCAACTCAAGCAGGCGGGCAAGAAGGTGGAGGACATCGAGCGCGTGACCATCCGCACGCACGAGGCTTGCATTCGCATCATCGACAAGAAGGGGCCGCTCGCCAACCCGGCCGATCGCGACCATTGCATCCAGTACATGGTGGCGGTGCCGCTGATCTTCGGCCGCCTCACGGCCGCCGACTACGAAGAGAGCGTGGCGAGCGACCCGCGCATCGATGCGCTGCGCGACAAGATCGTGTGCGTGGAAGACCCGCGCTTTACCGCCGACTATCACGATCCTGAAAAGCGCAGCATTGCCAACGCGCTGACCGTGACCTTCAAGGACGGCGCCGGCTTTTCAGAAGTGGTCGTCGAATACCCGATCGGCCACAGGCGCCGCCGCGCGGACGGCATTCCGCTGCTCGAAGCCAAGTTCCGCACCAACCTGGCACGCCGCTTCGCGCACAAGCAGCAGCAGGCCATCCTCAATGTGTCGCTCGATGCGAAAGAGCTTGAGGCCATGGCGGTGCACGAGTATGTCGATCTCTACGCCGCCTGA